AGCACCGGGCAAGCGAGCACCGGGCAAACGTTCGCCCGCGCAGAGCACGAAAGCGCCTGCCGAAAAGCACCATGGCTGACTTGCCGAAGCGGGCTCGGGCAGGAGCCGGGAGCAGCGCCGGAGGCTCCCGAGGCGGCGCCGAAGACGGCCGTGCAGCGCGCATGGACGAATCCGGCCCGCTGGCCTTCATGGCCAAGAATCCGGTTGCAGCCAACCTGCTCATGGTGCTGCTGCTGGCCGGTGGCATAGCCATGCTGAGCCAGATCAAGCGCGAGGTCTTTCCGGAGTTCGAGCTCGACTTGGTGCTCATCAATGTGGCTTATCCCGGGGCGAGCCCCGAGGAGGTGGAGCAGGGCGTGGTACTGGCCGTCGAGGAGGCCGTGCGGGGACTCGACGACGTCAAGGAAGTCCGCTCGACCGCTCGGGAAGGCGTGGGCTCGGTCAGCGTCGAGCTGCTGAGCGGCACCAACACCGACCGGGCGCTCTCCGACATCAAGGCCGCCGTGGATCGCATCACGTCGTTTCCCGTGGATGCCGAGCGTCCGGTGGTGAGCCTTGCCGCGTCCAAGCGAGCGGTGCTGTCGCTGCTCGTTTATGGCGATGTCGACGAGAAATCCCTGCGAACGCTGGCCGAAGAGACACGCGCGGGGCTGCTGCTCGATCCCAACGTCACGGTGGCCGAGCTGAGCTTGGTCCGGCCCCTGGAAATCGGCATCGAAGTATCCCAGGAGAACCTGCGTCGTTACGGGCTGACGCTCGAGGCGGTGGCCGATGCGGTGCGCCGGGCGTCGGTAGAGATTCCCGCCGGCGGCATCAAGACCGGCAAGGGAGAAGTGCTCCTGCGCATGACCGAACGGCGTGACCTGGGTGTCGAGTTCGAAAACATCGTGGTGCTGTCTCGTCCCGACGGCAGCCAGGTTCGCTTGAGCGAAATCGCGACCATCGATGACGGCTTTCGCGATACCGACCAGGAAGCTTTCTTCAACGGCAAGCGCGCCGCGGCCGTGGAGGTGTTTCGGATCGGTGAGGAGGGGCCGATCGAGGTCTCCCAGGCGGTGCACGACTACGTGGAGCGGCACCGAGACGCGCTGCCGCCGGGCGTAGCGTTCGCGGTCTGGAACGATCGCTCCGAGGTCTACAAGCAGCGCCAGGATCTGTTGCTGCGCAACGCCTACCTCGGTCTCGCGCTGGTGCTCTTGGTGCTCGGCCTGTTCCTCGAGATCCGCTTGGCCTTTTGGGTGACGTTGGGCATCCCGATCTCCTTTGCGGGCTCGTTGCTGTTTCTGCCCTGGCTCGACCTTTCGCTCAACATGATTTCGCTTTTCGCGTTCATCGTGACGCTCGGCTTGGTGGTCGACGACGCGATCGTGGTCGGGGAAGCCGTCCACAAGCACCAGCGAGACGGCATGAAGCTCGTTCAAGCCGCGATCGCGGGCGCGCGCGAGGTGGCGGCGCCCGTCACCTTCTCGATCCTGACGACCATCATCGCATTCACCCCTTTGCTGGCTGTGCCGGGCGTTGCGGGCAAGTTCTTTCGTAATATCCCCCTGGTCGTGATCGCAGTCCTGGCCGTATCGTTGATCGAGTCGCTCTATGTGCTGCCGGCCCACCTGGCCGAAGGCAAGCACGTGCTGACGACCCTGATCGGTGCGCCTTTCCGCATCGTGGATTCCTTGGTGAAGAAGCTCAC
This DNA window, taken from Pseudomonadota bacterium, encodes the following:
- a CDS encoding efflux RND transporter permease subunit codes for the protein MADLPKRARAGAGSSAGGSRGGAEDGRAARMDESGPLAFMAKNPVAANLLMVLLLAGGIAMLSQIKREVFPEFELDLVLINVAYPGASPEEVEQGVVLAVEEAVRGLDDVKEVRSTAREGVGSVSVELLSGTNTDRALSDIKAAVDRITSFPVDAERPVVSLAASKRAVLSLLVYGDVDEKSLRTLAEETRAGLLLDPNVTVAELSLVRPLEIGIEVSQENLRRYGLTLEAVADAVRRASVEIPAGGIKTGKGEVLLRMTERRDLGVEFENIVVLSRPDGSQVRLSEIATIDDGFRDTDQEAFFNGKRAAAVEVFRIGEEGPIEVSQAVHDYVERHRDALPPGVAFAVWNDRSEVYKQRQDLLLRNAYLGLALVLLVLGLFLEIRLAFWVTLGIPISFAGSLLFLPWLDLSLNMISLFAFIVTLGLVVDDAIVVGEAVHKHQRDGMKLVQAAIAGAREVAAPVTFSILTTIIAFTPLLAVPGVAGKFFRNIPLVVIAVLAVSLIESLYVLPAHLAEGKHVLTTLIGAPFRIVDSLVKKLTGRSFVGFVVHQQQRFSDAVEWFIQHIYAWSLQVCLRWRYATLAFFVAGLVLTVGLVAGGRVQFTFLPKIDSDVVQAQLEMPVGTPVQLTRKLQQRMLQSARETLEQYGGEQRLSRGILSEIGTGMAGGVGALGARDGGGHLATVRLFLLPGDQRDVSSRVIAQAWRERLGDIAGPESRRFRAIFLTTLSTVGGLTPLIMEKDMQARFLIPMAISIAAGVAFATILTLVLIPSLLGILNDLRRITHRITNGFWAEREA